ACGAGCATATGCTGCGAGAGGCTGAAGCTCGTTACCCAGGCAGGTTCAGCGCAAATATCTATTTCGATGACGGGTTTGCTAGACAGCTTTATGCTGCCTCCGATTTATTCCTAATGCCTTCTCAATTTGAGCCATGCGGAATCAGTCAGCTGATCGCTCTAAGATACGGTAGTCTACCGATCGTTCGAGAAACAGGCGGGTTAAAAGATACCGTACTACCTTATAACCAATTCACCGGTGAAGGACACGGATTTAGCTTTGCGAACTACAATGCTCATGAAATGCTAGATACAATTAATCTTGCTCTAGATCTTTATCATCATAATGAAATCACATGGAGAAAATTAGTCGTGCGAGCGATGCGTCTTAATTACTCATGGGAAGCTTCATCAGCGAAATACATGAATTTGTACAATAATCTATTAAAGTAATGCTCATATATTCCGATAAGAGAAGCAGGGGAATTATTCCTCTGCTTCATTTTTGATTCGGAAAGTGACCAGGCTTAATTGATGAGTCATTTGAACGAGGCAAAACGTGTGAATTCACGATGATTCTTACCAGCTATTACATAGACAGATTATGACTTAGATAGGAGAAAGAGCCTTATGTTTACATGCTCAAAATGCAACGTGATTCCAGATATCCCTTCTTCTGGTTATTTAGAAATCGTTACAGCTGTGCCGCAGCTTCGACAAAGTTTAAATGAATTGATATTCCAAAGTGAATCTTTGAATTCTCTTACAGTCTCCTATGAAAATTCGGAATCCCTGCTTGAAATTTGTCATCGCATCAGTTCTCATTTTAATGATGCGGCAAAACAAATGTTTTTTTGTGGAACGGGAACAGTGGATGGAATAAAGAGGAGCTCAGTTCTTTCATTTCCTCAATTTTATTCAAGGCTCAAACATCCAGATTTTATAGAGGTTATGAGAAATTCTCTCTTTACTAGCCATATGCAGCCCATCATCACACTTGATAATAATGATATTACAGGGTATGAATTCTTGATGCGGCCGACTAATGAGCGCTATCCTTTTTATCCAAATGAATTATTCGATATGGCTAGACAATCTGGTCTTCAAGCCTTTCTTGACAGCGCTGCAAGAATTGCTTCTATTAAAATCAGTGCGTCACATCTTTCAAAAGGCGTTAAACGCTTCATTAATTTTCTCCCTTCTTCGATTTATGATCCAGCTCATTGCTTACGAACAACTTTCCAAACTGTTGAAGCGTACAATCTCGATCCAAGAGATTTAGTATTTGAAGTAGTAGAAACTGAGAAGATTGACGAAGTAGATCATTTAAAACAAATCTTTCGCTCATATCAGCAAGAAGGAATGAAAATGGCGCTAGATGATGTAGGCACTGGATACGCTACGAAAGAAATGCTCCTTCAGTTGAAGCCCGACTATGCGAAGATTGACCGCAGTGTTATTTCTCATTGCGATCAAGATTCTGAAAAACAAGAGAAACTGATCGAAATGATTTATCTATCAAAGGAAGAGGGGATTACGTTACTGGCGGAAGGAATTGAACGTAAAGAAGAAGCTGATTTTTGTAGGCAAATGGGAATACCGCTTGGACAAGGCTATTATTTTGGGCGTCCGGCTGAACGGCCAATTGATTCAATACAAGTTTAATATTAAAAGAAGGGGTTTCCCTTCTTTTTCTTATGGAAATTTCTTCTCAAAACCGATATGCTTACGAAAGATTACTAAATTGAGGTGACAGGATGCTAACTTTTTATCGGCGTTATGCGCGAACAGCTTTTGATATTGGACTGATCGTGTTAACGGTTTTTTTAATTATGCTTGTCTCGAGTTTCTTATTTGAAATTGCGGCACCGATTATCGTAGGGTACATTATTTTTCTAGTTATCGAACCTTTCGCTCGGTTTCTAAATCGGAAGGGAATAGGCAAAACAGCTGCAACTACTATTTCCACGCTTGTTTTTGTATTAATCGTGGTGAGCGTAGTCTTTCTAGCAGGCGCAATTTTTGTTCTTCAATTGCAAAACTTAATCAGCCTTATTCCTGGATACGTTGCGAAATTCCAGGATCAAATTATGAACTATGTGCATTGGGGGCAGCTCCAGTTAAACGCCTTACCTCCAGATGTACTAGAGAAGGCGCAAGATTTTTCACTAACGCTCGTTGAGAAAGCATCCATTATGTTGACGACTTTATTAAATAGCGTGTTTGCTTTTGTGACGTCCATTCCAACTCTTGTGATTAATTTCATTATTGGAATTGTTCTCGCGTATTTTTTAAGTATTGAGATTGAAATGTGGAAGCGAATTGCGGCGAAGCGAACACCAAATACATTTAAGACGGCTTATTTCTTCCTGAAGGAAAATGTATTAAGCGGAATCGGAGCGTATTTAAAAGCGCAGCTAAAGCTTATTACGATCACATTTGTACTCGTTCTATGCGGGCTATGGATATTAAGAGTGGATAATGCCTTCACACTTGCGCTTTTATCTGCTTTTTTCGATCTTCTTCCGCTTCTTGGCGTTTCGGCGATTTTCATTCCATGGGCAATCTATCTTCTTGCGGTTGGGCAAACTTCTCTCGCAGTATCCCTATTGATTCTACTTGGGGTGGTTATGCTAGTGAGACAAATCATGGAGCCGAAAATTACGGGAGATTCACTAGGTGTATCTGCGTTTACAATTCTTTCATTTATGATTATTTCTCTTTCACTATTTGGAATTGCGGGAGTCGTATTATCACCGATTTTGCTCATTCTCATTAAAGCGTTATATGATCACGGATATTTAAGTAAATGGATCCATCTTCCTAGTGAAGAATTCATAGATCCAGAGGAAAGACGGTAGGAAGGAAGAACGGAAGTGAAGCGCTTAGGAAGCTTAATTATCATAACAATCTTTATTAGTGTGTTAATAGGTGTATTTCTTCAGAAAACACCAGATTCTTTTTCCCAACCGCTGAAAAAATCTGAAGTTCCAGAGGAATATATCGACCTTTACAGAGAAGCTGGTGAAGAATACGACGTTCAATGGGAGCTTTTAGCAGCGGTACATCGCGTTGAAACAAAATTCTCGACGATGTCAACTTTAGAAAGCCCTAAGGGTGCCATCGGCCATTACCAGTTTATGCCGTTAACCTGGATTGGTTGGAGCTATGGGGGTAGTCGTCTTGGAGAACTGGATAAGGATGATCTAGTTGATATTACCAATTTAGATCTTATTCAAAAGTACGGTGGGTATGGGAAAGACGGGAATGGTGACGGTAAGGCAGATCCATATAATCTGACGGATGCTGCTTATACTGCCGCTAGCTACTTATCTGCTAATGGTGCAAGTGAGGGTAGACTGAAGAGTGCCTTATTCGCTTATAATCAGAGTGATGAGTATGTGGATGAGGTGCTTTCATTTTATAAAGAATACAGAGAAAATGTTTCTGTAGTGAAGTTAGATCCTTAATTCAATGTAATGGTACAGCGCTGTTACATATGATAAAATCACGATTAGAAGGGGGCGATTGCATGAAGATTGTTTCAATCGAACCGACACCAAGTCCAAATTCGATGAAAATTAACTTAAGTGAAGAGCTAGAAGCTGGAGACACAAGGCAGTATAAGCCTGATACTGACATATCTAATGCTCCAGATTATATTCAAAAATTAATGGCCGTTCCCGGTGTGAAAGGTCTTTATCATGTGATGGATTTTATCGCGCTAGAACGGAATGCCAAATATTCATGGGAAGAGATCCTTCCAAAAGCTCGTGAGGCATTCGGAGAGATTAATGAAGAATCCGTCGCGACAAATCAGTCGTCGATAGAAGACTTTGGAGAAGTGAATGTGTTTATTCAAATGTTTCGCGGTATTCCAATGCAGGTGAAGCTTGTAGAAGGTGAGACTGAGCATCGTTTTGGTTTGCCTGACCGATTTATGGAAGCTGCTATGAAAGCCTCTTCAGCTTCTGAAAACATGGTAATGGAACGTGAATGGAAAGAACAAAGTCCACGGTACGGATCACCTGAAGAAGTTGGACAAGAAGTTACCGAAGAAATAGCGGCGACGTATAGTGAAGAGCGTCTTTCGGATCTTGTTACTGCAGCATTCTCAGATCAAAATGCTTCTTTACCAAAGCAAGAGAAAAAGGTCGTTACATTAGAAATGCTAGACGACTCAGATTGGAAAGTAAGATACGCAGCACTTGATCGCATGGATCCAGAAATGACTGATTTGCCGGTACTGGAGAAGGCGCTACACGATGAAAAAGCCTCTGTACGCCGCCTGGCGGTAGTTTACCTTGGTATGATTGAATCAAAGGATGTTCTTCCGCTTCTTTATAAAGCTTTGCGTGATAAATCTGTTACGGTTAGGCGGACAGCCGGCGACTGCATGTCAGATTTAGGTCATGTTGAAGCCATTCCTGAAATGATAGAATCGTTGCAAGATCGAAATAAGCTTGTTCGTTGGAGGGCCGCTATGTTTCTATATGAAGTTGGCGATGAAACGGCGATTCCAGCACTTGAGCAAGCAATGGACGATCCAGAATTTGAAGTGAAGATGCAGGCGGGTATGGCATTAGAACGGATAAAAGGCGGAGAAGAAGCTAAAGGCTCTGTCTGGCATCAAATGACTCAAGCAAGAAAATCGAATTAACGGAGGTATAGGATATGAATCCATACGAAGAATATATGCGCCAGATGGCACAGCCAATGCGAGATGAGTTAACATCAGCTGGTTTTGAAGAGTTAACGACTGAGGAAGAAGTATCCAGCTTTATTACAGAAAAAAAGGGAACATCACTTGTTTTCATTAATTCTGTTTGCGGATGTGCAGCAGGTCTTGCTCGACCAGCTGCTCGCGAAGCGATTGAACATGACAAAAAACCTGAGCATCTTGTGACGGTTTTTGCAGGACAAGATCGTGAAGCAACAGGTAAAATGCGTGAATATTTGGAAGGGTATGAGCCGTCATCACCTTCTATCGCTCTCTTAAAAGACGGCCAGGTGCTTCATTTCATTCCTAGAGAAGAAATCGAAGATCATGAAGTGGAAGAAATCGTTGCGAATTTGACAGGAGCTTTTGAACAATATTGTTAAAGACAAACTCCACTCACTCGAGTGGAGTTTTGTCTCTACTTAATGGGAGGGAATTGAGAATGGATCACATATTTGAACTACAAGGAAGCTGGAAGGGTGGACTTTCTGGAGAAGGTAAGATTCAGACTGAAAACCTAACGACAGAAGTATCGATCCCTACGTCGATGGGCGGCGGAGAGAAAGGAACAAATCCTGATGAGTTGCTGTTAAGTTCATCAGCCGCTTGTTATTTCATGACCATTGGACTTTATTTGGAGCGTAATCACATTCCTTTCGAAGATGTTAAAATTTCCTCTAAGCTAAAAGTAAGTGGTAACGGAAAGCTGCACGTAGAGTCAATTCACCATTACCCAGTCATCTATCTTGCGGAAGAGCCGGATGAAGAAATGACAGAGCGTATTCATTCCATTGCTCACCGTGCAGAAGAGGGATGTATGATTACAAGAGCGATTAAAGGAAACGTTAATGTAGTTGTAGAACCAGCTATTAAAAAAGTGTGAGGTTTTTCACTGTCATAAACTTTTTACTGTAGTATGCTAACAATGTCGTCTGTTTTGGGCATGCTCATCTTAGGAGAAAACGGTCAATCTATCGAATGAGCTAACGGAACTTATGTGAAAATGGAAAGCACACTCTTTGCATTTCTTGAGAATTTTATTATAATAATATTTTGGAACGGAAGAGTGACTGGCCACACGGTAACAGTGAAATAAAGGAGATAGAAGTATGAATAAAGACTATCGCGTATTATTGTTTTATAAATATGTACAAATTGATCAACCGGAAGAATATGTAGAAGAGCATCTTGCCTTCTGTAAGGAGCACAACCTGAAGGGAAGAATTCTAATCGCGGAAGAGGGCATTAATGGCACTCTTTCTGGAACAGTAGAAGAAACGCAGCAATATATGGATATGATGCATGCGGATGAGCGCTTTGCTGATCTGTTCTTTAAAATTGATGAAGCGACTGAACATCCATTTAAAAAAATGCACGTTCGCTTTAGATCAGAGCTAGTGACACTTCGACTTGATGATGATCATAATCCAAATGAAGTTGGCGGAAAGCACTTGAAGCCAGCAGAGTGGCGCGAAGCGATGCAGCAGGATGATGTGATTATTCTTGATACCCGAAATGATTACGAGTATGATGTCGGTCATTTCCGTGGTGCCATTCGACCAGATATTAAGAATTTCCGAGATCTTCCTGAGTGGGTTCAAGAAAACCTTGCAGACCAAAAAGATAAGAAAATACTAACCTACTGCACAGGGGGGATTCGCTGTGAAAAGTTCACTGGCTGGATGGTTAAACAAGGTTTTGAAGATGTTAACCAGCTTGATGGTGGAATTGTTACTTATGGTCAGGATGAAGAGACGAAAGGTGAACTATGGGATGGACAGTGCTATGTGTTTGATGGCCGAATAACTGTTCCGATTAATCAAAAAGACCACACTGTGGTCGGTAAAGATTACTTTACTGGTGAACCTTGTGAACGCTATGTTAATTGTGCAAGGCCTGAATGTAATAAGCAAATTATTACATCTGAGGAGAACGAGCATAAATATTTACGAGGCTGTTCACATGAGTGTCGCACATCGCCACGTAATCGTTACGTAGCAGAGCACGGATTAACTCAAGAAGAAGTCGATGAGCGTTTGCAAAAACTTATGCAGGAGCATATCGGGCAAGAAGTATAATCCAAAAAGCTAGCTGTCCATTTGACAGCTAGCTTTTATTTGTCATATCTTATTTTGTTTACTTTAAGAAGGTGATCTACCTTGGAGAGAAGGTGCTTTTCAATTTTCTCCATGTATTCATGAAGCGCTAACTCCATCTGACAAAGAGCTTGAAACAAATCGCGATGACGTAATTCTTTGTTTTCTTGTGAAAGTGCGATATAGCCTGTAAGTAAATCTGGCAGTTCAGTTGAAAGCATCCTCTTCACAACATGCCGTTCTTCAAGGTCAAGCGGTTCAAGTTCGGGTGAGATTTGCTTGAATAATTGAATGAGTCTAACTGTTCTAGAATGAATAACCCCGTTAATTAACGAATGTGTCGAAATTCGTTCAAGCTGATTAATCTGTTCCTTCAAGAGGGGGTCAATCGCCTCTGTTTGTGATTGGGAAGCAATGGATCCTAGTAACGCTAGATCTAAAAGCTTCATTCGTTGAAAGATTCCTGTGAAAAATGGCGATCGTTTTATACTGCGTTTGATGATTCGACCTCGATCATTTATGAGAATCGTACCCTGTTTGCATTTACCTGCGTCTTTTTTCTCAATGATTTGTCGTTCCCATTGGATAAAAAACTTCTTAGGAGTTGAGGATCTGTTTTTTTGACTATCATACCCGGAGAAAAGAATGAGATTTCGTCTGATTTTTAAATAAATCGTAAAACCTCTCTCAGTACGCTTCCATTTTTGTGGCTTATTCTCCGAAGGATCGAGTTTATCTATAAATTCATCTAACAATTGTTCAGCATATGAAAGGAAGCTTGTGGTGCTCGCATCCTGAAGAAGTGATGCTTCCACCGTTTTAAATTGCGGTGGTAAAAGCTTTTCAAGCCACTGGGGTTCAGAAGAATCGAAAAGCCCCATGCCATTACCTCCTATCGTCAAAGTCGATCGGCTGCCTCAGAGAGCTGTTTCTGCCTCTCTGTTGAGCTATCTAATTTGGATTTCATTTCTTTATTTAATTGATCCATTTCTGTTATAAACTTCTTCCCACTATCGATAATACGTACGTTTGATTTTTCTGTTAAATCAATCGCTTCAAACACATCCTGATAAGCTTTGCGGAAGGATTCAATCGCTATTGCTGGCTTTTCAAGTGTTTTAACCGTTTCTTCTGTATTTTGTTTCAGCATCTCAGCATTTTTCAGAAGCATCGATTCGGTTGCCTGATTCACATTTTGTACAGCTGAAATCACTTTTTGTTGGTTTCCGAGAGCTAGCTGGATGGAAGCTGTTACGGTAATGATGTTTTTGGTCATAGTCACTGCATTAAAAATAGCTTCTTCTAGCTTTTCGTTGTTTTCCATGATCAAATCAACCGAGGCCATGGATTGTCTTAAGACCATGACAGCCTGTG
The sequence above is drawn from the Pseudalkalibacillus hwajinpoensis genome and encodes:
- a CDS encoding EAL domain-containing protein; amino-acid sequence: MFTCSKCNVIPDIPSSGYLEIVTAVPQLRQSLNELIFQSESLNSLTVSYENSESLLEICHRISSHFNDAAKQMFFCGTGTVDGIKRSSVLSFPQFYSRLKHPDFIEVMRNSLFTSHMQPIITLDNNDITGYEFLMRPTNERYPFYPNELFDMARQSGLQAFLDSAARIASIKISASHLSKGVKRFINFLPSSIYDPAHCLRTTFQTVEAYNLDPRDLVFEVVETEKIDEVDHLKQIFRSYQQEGMKMALDDVGTGYATKEMLLQLKPDYAKIDRSVISHCDQDSEKQEKLIEMIYLSKEEGITLLAEGIERKEEADFCRQMGIPLGQGYYFGRPAERPIDSIQV
- the ytvI gene encoding sporulation integral membrane protein YtvI; translation: MLTFYRRYARTAFDIGLIVLTVFLIMLVSSFLFEIAAPIIVGYIIFLVIEPFARFLNRKGIGKTAATTISTLVFVLIVVSVVFLAGAIFVLQLQNLISLIPGYVAKFQDQIMNYVHWGQLQLNALPPDVLEKAQDFSLTLVEKASIMLTTLLNSVFAFVTSIPTLVINFIIGIVLAYFLSIEIEMWKRIAAKRTPNTFKTAYFFLKENVLSGIGAYLKAQLKLITITFVLVLCGLWILRVDNAFTLALLSAFFDLLPLLGVSAIFIPWAIYLLAVGQTSLAVSLLILLGVVMLVRQIMEPKITGDSLGVSAFTILSFMIISLSLFGIAGVVLSPILLILIKALYDHGYLSKWIHLPSEEFIDPEERR
- a CDS encoding lytic transglycosylase domain-containing protein; its protein translation is MKRLGSLIIITIFISVLIGVFLQKTPDSFSQPLKKSEVPEEYIDLYREAGEEYDVQWELLAAVHRVETKFSTMSTLESPKGAIGHYQFMPLTWIGWSYGGSRLGELDKDDLVDITNLDLIQKYGGYGKDGNGDGKADPYNLTDAAYTAASYLSANGASEGRLKSALFAYNQSDEYVDEVLSFYKEYRENVSVVKLDP
- a CDS encoding conserved virulence factor C family protein codes for the protein MKIVSIEPTPSPNSMKINLSEELEAGDTRQYKPDTDISNAPDYIQKLMAVPGVKGLYHVMDFIALERNAKYSWEEILPKAREAFGEINEESVATNQSSIEDFGEVNVFIQMFRGIPMQVKLVEGETEHRFGLPDRFMEAAMKASSASENMVMEREWKEQSPRYGSPEEVGQEVTEEIAATYSEERLSDLVTAAFSDQNASLPKQEKKVVTLEMLDDSDWKVRYAALDRMDPEMTDLPVLEKALHDEKASVRRLAVVYLGMIESKDVLPLLYKALRDKSVTVRRTAGDCMSDLGHVEAIPEMIESLQDRNKLVRWRAAMFLYEVGDETAIPALEQAMDDPEFEVKMQAGMALERIKGGEEAKGSVWHQMTQARKSN
- a CDS encoding BrxA/BrxB family bacilliredoxin, yielding MNPYEEYMRQMAQPMRDELTSAGFEELTTEEEVSSFITEKKGTSLVFINSVCGCAAGLARPAAREAIEHDKKPEHLVTVFAGQDREATGKMREYLEGYEPSSPSIALLKDGQVLHFIPREEIEDHEVEEIVANLTGAFEQYC
- a CDS encoding OsmC family protein, translated to MDHIFELQGSWKGGLSGEGKIQTENLTTEVSIPTSMGGGEKGTNPDELLLSSSAACYFMTIGLYLERNHIPFEDVKISSKLKVSGNGKLHVESIHHYPVIYLAEEPDEEMTERIHSIAHRAEEGCMITRAIKGNVNVVVEPAIKKV
- a CDS encoding rhodanese-related sulfurtransferase yields the protein MNKDYRVLLFYKYVQIDQPEEYVEEHLAFCKEHNLKGRILIAEEGINGTLSGTVEETQQYMDMMHADERFADLFFKIDEATEHPFKKMHVRFRSELVTLRLDDDHNPNEVGGKHLKPAEWREAMQQDDVIILDTRNDYEYDVGHFRGAIRPDIKNFRDLPEWVQENLADQKDKKILTYCTGGIRCEKFTGWMVKQGFEDVNQLDGGIVTYGQDEETKGELWDGQCYVFDGRITVPINQKDHTVVGKDYFTGEPCERYVNCARPECNKQIITSEENEHKYLRGCSHECRTSPRNRYVAEHGLTQEEVDERLQKLMQEHIGQEV